A genomic segment from bacterium 336/3 encodes:
- a CDS encoding HxlR family transcriptional regulator, translated as MKSSKECVEYIRPVRDVLDIINGKWKLPILIALSFGNKRFKELERDVEGITPKMLSKELRDLEVNQLVIRNVYDTIPVMVEYSLSDYGKSLDDVIVALREWGKKHRSKLFAKS; from the coding sequence ATGAAGTCATCAAAAGAATGTGTTGAATACATACGCCCAGTAAGAGACGTGTTAGATATTATCAATGGCAAATGGAAGTTGCCTATTCTCATAGCTTTATCGTTTGGAAATAAACGTTTTAAAGAATTAGAAAGAGATGTAGAAGGCATTACTCCAAAAATGCTGTCAAAAGAATTGAGAGATTTGGAAGTAAACCAACTTGTTATTAGAAATGTCTATGATACAATTCCTGTAATGGTTGAATACAGTTTATCTGATTATGGCAAGTCGTTAGATGATGTCATTGTTGCTTTGAGAGAGTGGGGCAAAAAACATCGGTCTAAATTATTTGCTAAGTCTTAG
- a CDS encoding serine hydrolase yields the protein MKSFTILLLLLLSISSCSKNDDIIQPTSSESMYFPSNTNSTWETKTLSSLGWNQNAVQPLRDFLTQKNTKSFMILVNGRIVMEEYFNGHSANTTWEWNSAGKTLVATTTGIAQQEGLLNINNKASNYLGTAWTSMPLAKENLISVRHLLTMTAGNDDTKQYVIKPNLTYVADAGTRWAYSNIFQKLTDVVANASNKTFETYFNEKVKSKIGMEGFWNFGTIFTIYHSTTRSMARFGLMALNKGKWNNEQIINETFFNESISTFQNINPSYGYLWWLNGKTSFMIPGEQTVYQGYLVPNAPSDMYSAMGANDQRIYVIPSKKMVVIRMGDASDPANPNFAVSGFDNELWGKINAVTN from the coding sequence ATGAAGTCTTTTACAATTCTTTTATTACTGTTACTATCCATTTCGAGTTGTAGTAAAAATGATGATATTATTCAGCCAACATCATCTGAATCTATGTATTTTCCTTCCAATACAAATTCTACTTGGGAAACTAAAACGCTTTCAAGTTTGGGTTGGAATCAAAACGCAGTTCAACCATTGAGAGATTTTCTTACTCAAAAAAATACAAAATCTTTTATGATACTAGTAAATGGAAGAATTGTAATGGAAGAGTATTTTAATGGTCATTCTGCAAACACTACTTGGGAATGGAATAGTGCAGGTAAAACCTTAGTTGCCACTACAACAGGAATTGCACAACAAGAAGGATTATTGAACATTAACAACAAAGCTTCTAATTATTTGGGAACAGCATGGACAAGCATGCCTTTGGCAAAAGAAAACCTAATTTCTGTAAGACATTTACTAACAATGACAGCAGGCAATGATGATACAAAACAATATGTTATTAAACCCAACTTAACTTATGTTGCAGATGCAGGAACTCGGTGGGCATACAGTAATATTTTTCAAAAATTAACGGATGTTGTTGCCAATGCAAGCAATAAAACTTTTGAAACTTATTTTAATGAAAAAGTAAAAAGTAAAATTGGAATGGAAGGATTTTGGAATTTTGGAACAATCTTTACCATTTACCACAGCACAACCAGAAGCATGGCAAGGTTTGGTCTTATGGCATTGAATAAAGGAAAATGGAATAACGAACAAATCATAAATGAAACCTTTTTTAACGAGAGCATTTCAACATTTCAAAATATCAATCCTTCTTATGGATATTTATGGTGGTTAAATGGAAAAACTAGTTTTATGATTCCAGGCGAGCAAACAGTTTATCAGGGTTACTTGGTCCCAAATGCACCTTCTGATATGTATTCAGCAATGGGAGCGAATGACCAAAGAATTTATGTAATCCCAAGTAAAAAAATGGTAGTTATAAGAATGGGAGATGCGTCTGACCCTGCAAATCCAAATTTTGCAGTATCAGGTTTTGACAACGAACTTTGGGGCAAAATAAACGCTGTCACAAATTAA